In the Primulina tabacum isolate GXHZ01 chromosome 7, ASM2559414v2, whole genome shotgun sequence genome, CACACCATCCCATTTCTCGGCCTTTTATCTGTTCGTTTGAAACCTAACCATTAACAAATTTCTTAATGTTTCGAACATTGAAATGATTGGTTTTTCTCTTGCATCTAAaattatgctgttgaaacactCACACATGTTGTTAAGAAGTATATCACATTTTGGAATTGTGCTGAAGTATACCTTGGACCAGTGTTGTTCAGGTTTTTTGCTCAACCAGATATAGGCATCATGATTGATCTTCTTCAAGTCTTCCATCCGTCTTTTGAACTCTTCAACTCTTGTTGCCCTAGCCGCAGCCCAAAGAGCATTTTTAATCCCCACACCTCTGAAACCATCGTGTTTCATGTTGGTGTATAGATGCCTAACACAAAATCTATTTTCggcatttggaaacaaattctcAAATGCAGGAATCAAGCCTTTTTGCTTATCAGACATGAAAGTCCAACCATCTTCATTCTCAAAGCCAATATCGTTATTCAACAACTGCAGAAACCACATCCAACTATCCTTTGTCTCTCCTTCCACCAATGCATAAGCAATAGGAAAAATGTTATTATTTGGATCTAGGCCAACTGCTGTCAACAACTGCCCACCAATATTGGTTTTCAAAAAACATCCATCCACTCCAACCACAGGTCTACAAGACTCCTTAAAACCTTGTTTACAGGCCGAGAAGCACACATACAGCCTCTGAAATCTTGGCGCATCATCTCCATTAGTCAGTTTCAGAAGCACAAATGCACCTTCATCGGACCTTCTTAGTTCAGCACAGTAATTTCTTATTTGGCTAAATTGTTCCGCTATGCTGCCATCAACTAGCTTTAATGCTTTTTTCCGACCCAAATAAGCTTGTTTATATGTGAGGGATACATTCAAAGTAGATTTAACCTCTTCTCGGAACTCTCTGGTACCTAACTTAGAATTTGATTTCAATTTACTCACAAAAGTTTCACCTAACCAGCTTGACTTgatgtttttgttcttaacatTCCAATAGCAGTTTTTGTGCTCATGTTTAAATGTCTTTATCTGCCAGCAACTGTCCTTATTCACTGGTGATACATGAATAACCCATTCACATCCTTCATTTTTGCACACACCTCGAAGCCTACTTTTATCATTCTTGACAAAGTTCACTACCATCCCTCGTCTGATACAATGACTTTCTATAGCAAACTTTGCCTCTTTTTTTGAATTAAATATCATACCAAGCTTCAAATCAGGATTTTCAGAGTAGGCATACATTTCGAATTTTTGTGAATCTTCCTCTTGAGAATCAAATGCACTCTCTAACTCGTCACTTTCTGCACAATCATCATCTCCTTCATCACCTTGCATTCTCTCAAACAAATCATTGGAAATATCACCATCAATGACTATATTTCCCCCTTCTCCCCTAATATTATCATCTTAATCGAAATCAAACTCACTATCATAAAATTCTGCCTCATCTTCATCAGTGATTCCAACCCTTGTTTTCGGTTCAACTTCTTTTTGTTTATCTAAAACACCAGATGCATCTATCTCATTTATTGAAACAAATTCATCATGTTCAATATAAATTTCCAGTTCAAAGTTTTTGGGGACGTGGTTCCTAATTTGAACCACATCAGCATCACTTTCCAAATATCTACCATTGCTCAAAGATTTACCGATTTTGTGCCAAAATCTGAACTTATCTTTCTCCACGCATCCTACTTGCTCAGCATAACCCCCGAGTTCAATCAAGCCTATCTTATCCATATCCACAAAATCATAGTATTCAGTACTCCCACCTTTGTACGTTTTCCTCTTGTGATTGCTGTCCATTGAACCATTGTAGTACAATTTAATTGTAACAAGAGTGGGTTCTCGCATCCAGCCTAAAATGCATAAGAGTAACATAAGTAAATGTGATAAAtctcaaaacatttttcctcAAATTCAGCACATTAAATAAGAGAAACATTACCATAATTCGGGGTGAATTCAAGAGACATTATACTTCTTTTAGCCAATACCGACTTCCACTTTAGCAAATATACCAAACTGTAATTTCAAAAAAGAAATTGGTGGTGTTTCTTCGAGTTCGCCCTTCCCTTTCTTCGAGTTCGACTTTCCCTTTTCTTCATACGTCTAATTTGGGGATTAGGGTTCTTGTAGAGTTTGGGAGTAAAAGGTAAAGGAGTCAACGTTAATCTTAACGTCAGGATAACGGTAGGGACCAATTCGGGAATATTTTGAAAACATGAAGGATTATTTAAGCAGTCAAAAATCATGAGGGGCTGAAATGGGAAAAGCGGTTAACGAAAAGGACGAAAATGGGTATTATCCccaaaaatttacatataattaCAATCAATAAATAATGCATTATTACATATTTAAATCTTATATCATTTAACACATTTTTTATAAGTTTATCATATGTACACAAATTAAAAGTCTAATCTTCtgaaaaacaaataaaagttttcttgaaattattttaagCAAATATGGAAAATTAAATATGGTAGACCGGCCACTTAAACTTGTAAGCAACAAatcaattcattttaaaattagaaaatctcaaattaaaaaACAAGTTTTGGCGAAACGATAAATATTCAGCCAGCACGAAAGGAACATCGATCCACGAGGCACACCAGAGTGGATCGTCGTCCATTATTTATCCAAATAATGTGGTTCCTTTCCAAAGCAGGATATTCAATTATTACAGGGCAGAATTGACTGTACAATTAAGCCTAGACGATGTATATTGATAGATTTAATTCATCGGCCATGATCCTTATTGGATTTTCGGTCGGATGTGATATTCTCTTTTTCTTACATTATATATTACAATTCATGGCAAAAACAAATAAGATTGTATCTATTTTATTCAAAATCAAAaagatataaatataatatttttgttaaGTGCATTTTTTAcgtttaaatttcaaatctattcATCCGTCtagttatttcaaatttatgatgttttttttttacggTAAAACTTGTAATTTTATTGCGACGTAGAGAGATCGTTCATTACAAGATTAACCAACCAAAAAGGAAAGCTCCCATGGCCCCAAACAAAGGGGGATTGGGAAGAAATAGCAAACGAAGCAAGTGTGTGTGCAACAACATTCGTCGAGCGACGAACATGACGCAGGGAGATTTTCTGTTGTCCGAGCAAAGATCTATTAATATCCATATCGATTGCACCTGTGTAACTGAAGTCCTCTTCTGGGTTGTTCGCCAGAAGAGAATCAGTTGTGATATCATGAATAGTtaaattttgttcttggatcaCGCGTAGGCCTTCTCGAATGGCCACCAGTTCCCCATGGACCACCGATACTGGCTTGGGAATTTTTCTGCCAAATGCTAACAAAATATGGCCCTCATGATCTCGCACTATCCCTCCGATCGAGTAATTATCAGTAACCTCATTCACCGCAGCATCCACTTCCATTCGCCTTTGGTCTACCAGCGGTCTCTGCCAGCGAGCCAAGGGAGGTTCCAGACTTCGCTGAGGAGCAACATTCAAAGATTCCTGAGCCGATTGGTAATCATCCCACAAATctaaattcatcaatcaaagc is a window encoding:
- the LOC142550783 gene encoding uncharacterized protein LOC142550783, with translation MQGDEGDDDCAESDELESAFDSQEEDSQKFEMYAYSENPDLKLGMIFNSKKEAKFAIESHCIRRGMVVNFVKNDKSRLRGVCKNEGCEWVIHVSPVNKDSCWQIKTFKHEHKNCYWNVKNKNIKSSWLGETFVSKLKSNSKLGTREFREEVKSTLNVSLTYKQAYLGRKKALKLVDGSIAEQFSQIRNYCAELRRSDEGAFVLLKLTNGDDAPRFQRLYVCFSACKQGFKESCRPVVGVDGCFLKTNIGGQLLTAVGLDPNNNIFPIAYALVEGETKDSWMWFLQLLNNDIGFENEDGWTFMSDKQKGLIPAFENLFPNAENRFCVRHLYTNMKHDGFRGVGIKNALWAAARATRVEEFKRRMEDLKKINHDAYIWLSKKPEQHWSKITGLHQQHSVDLCRMTCSCRKWDLTGIPCAHAVCAIWCKQENPEAYVHRFYGVLKYKQCYSCSIMPINGPALWPESQLTPPLPPIYKEKVGRPAKLRRRQPDEVPASRQSKLKGVAI